The following proteins are encoded in a genomic region of Schistocerca serialis cubense isolate TAMUIC-IGC-003099 chromosome 9, iqSchSeri2.2, whole genome shotgun sequence:
- the LOC126418632 gene encoding dentin sialophosphoprotein-like isoform X1: MKTVVLLCAAAALLSLPAQVNSGIIRLCTPNEVSWKECNTCKCDQFGSFQSCTQRRCRELHRLRRDTLCPPGQTFQSGCDICHCADDGSTIWCTNDGCSGKDYMQNVDQVQHQYQQVRRLEPGLKFAGDKFSEIGDLLRPYQHHQRSNAYSLPAWYRDVLKDRQEMWQQMQHNQMPAFDQSGQLYQQGYDYDLDDSQQQQHQDPSADFDQAVQQIHQYGDPQSGKLVNDQQESEEGLQVYQQSETSDADQIAQQSLQNQYSEQVNWHPQQDQISDTGDVVQQHQQIDTPNKNQDLQQTQQELDSDNEQISQHSQQDQSSDSGDNLQQYQQTDASNGDLQQIQQELDSDSEQLSQHTQQDRSSDSGDDLQQYQQTDTSNGDLQQTQQEQNSDNEQISQDSQQDQSSNSGDNLQQYQQTDASNGDLQQIQQELDSDSEQLSQHTQQDRSSDSVDDLQQYQQTDTSNGDLQQTQQEQNSDNEQISQHSQQDQSSESGDNLQQYQQNDASNGDLQQIQQELDSDSEQLSQHTQQDQSSDSGDDLQQYQQNDTSNGDLQQTQQEQNSDNEQISQDSQQDQSSNSGDNLQQYQQTDASNGDLQQIQQELDSDSEQLSQHTQQDRSSDSGDDLQQYQQTDTSNGDLQQTQQEQNSDNEQISQHSQQDQSSESGDNLQQYQQNDASNGDLQQIQQELDSDSEQLSQHTQQDRSSDSGDDLQQYQQTDTSNGVLQQTQQEQNSDNEQISQHSQQDQSSDSGDNLQQYQETDTSVGDQVLQQTQQELDSDSQLSQHIQQDQFSDSGENLQQYQQSGTLNEEQDLQQTQKKSDSDFELSQHTQQEQSSDSGENLQQYQQGEDQILQQTQQELDSDSELSQNTHQEQSLDSGDDLQQYQLGETQNNDQIQQQNQQHVDSDFEHISLYPQKQDQSYSSDDQQQYQQSNIFGSGDLEQQAHQDDTEGNSHDRYQQHQEPGSEQIVQQYEKEQFPISNQDLQQYQQSHFGNDADVYQQSHEPDEFLDGYQYDQNNRLHKIDQQQHEAIF; the protein is encoded by the exons GAAAGACTACATGCAGAACGTGGACCAGGTGCAACACCAGTACCAACAAGTCCGCAGGCTGGAACCAGGGCTCAAATTCGCGGGTGATAAGTTCTCTGAAATAGGAGATCTTTTGCGGCCGTACCAACACCATCAACGTTCAAATGCGTACAGCTTGCCAGCATGGTATAGAGATGTCCTGAAAGACAGGCAAGAGATGTGGCAGCAGATGCAGCATAACCAGATGCCCGCATTTGACCAGTCTGGGCAGCTGTACCAGCAGGGCTACGATTACGACCTGGAcgacagccagcagcagcagcatcaagaCCCCAGTGCAGACTTCGATCAGGCGGTACAGCAGATTCATCAATACGGAGATCCTCAGTCTGGTAAACTGGTAAACGATCAACAAGAATCTGAAGAAGGTCTTCAGGTGTATCAGCAAAGTGAGACATCTGATGCAGATCAAATTGCACAGCAATCACTACAAAATCAATATTCTGAACAGGTTAATTGGCATCCACAGCAAGACCAGATTTCAGATACAGGAGACGTCGTGCAACAACATCAACAGATCGATACACCAAACAAAAACCAAGACCTTCAACAGACACAGCAAGAATTAGATTCTGATAATGAACAAATCAGTCAACATTCACAGCAGGATCAATCTTCCGATTCTGGAGACAATCTGCAACAGTATCAACAGACCGATGCATCAAACGGAGACCTGCAACAGATACAGCAAGAATTAGATTCTGATTCTGAACAACTCAGTCAGCATACACAGCAAGATCGATCTTCCGATTCTGGAGACGATTTGCAACAGTATCAACAGACCGATACATCAAATGGAGACCTACAGCAGACGCAGCAAGAACAAAATTCTGATAATGAACAAATCAGTCAGGATTCACAGCAGGATCAATCTTCCAATTCTGGAGACAATCTGCAACAGTATCAACAGACCGATGCATCAAACGGAGACCTACAACAGATACAGCAAGAATTAGATTCTGATTCTGAACAACTCAGTCAGCATACACAGCAAGATCGATCTTCCGATTCTGTAGACGATTTGCAACAGTATCAACAGACCGATACATCAAATGGAGACCTACAGCAGACGCAGCAAGAACAAAATTCTGATAATGAACAAATCAGTCAGCATTCACAGCAGGATCAATCTTCCGAATCTGGAGACAATCTGCAACAGTATCAACAGAACGATGCATCAAACGGAGACCTACAACAGATACAGCAAGAATTAGATTCTGATTCTGAACAACTCAGTCAGCATACACAGCAAGATCAATCTTCCGATTCTGGAGACGATTTGCAACAGTATCAACAGAACGATACATCAAATGGAGACCTACAGCAGACGCAGCAAGAACAAAATTCTGATAATGAACAAATCAGTCAGGATTCACAGCAGGATCAATCTTCCAATTCTGGAGACAATCTGCAACAGTATCAACAGACCGATGCATCAAACGGAGACCTGCAACAGATACAGCAAGAATTAGATTCTGATTCTGAACAACTCAGTCAGCATACACAGCAAGATCGATCTTCCGATTCTGGAGACGATTTGCAACAGTATCAACAGACCGATACATCAAATGGAGACCTACAGCAGACGCAGCAAGAACAAAATTCTGATAATGAACAAATCAGTCAGCATTCACAGCAGGATCAATCTTCCGAATCTGGAGACAATCTGCAACAGTATCAACAGAACGATGCATCAAACGGAGAC CTACAACAGATACAGCAAGAATTAGATTCTGATTCTGAACAACTCAGTCAGCATACACAGCAAGATCGATCATCCGATTCTGGAGACGATTTGCAACAGTATCAACAGACCGATACATCAAATGGAGTCCTACAGCAGACGCAGCAAGAGCAAAATTCTGATAATGAACAAATCAGTCAGCATTCACAGCAGGATCAATCTTCCGATTCTGGAGACAATCTGCAACAGTATCAAGAGACCGATACATCAGTAGGAGACCAAGTCCTACAACAGACACAGCAGGAATTAGATTCTGATTCGCAACTAAGTCAGCATATACAACAAGATCAATTTTCAGACTCTGGGGAAAATCTACAGCAATATCAACAAAGTGGTACACTCAACGAAGAACAAGATTTACAACAAACACAGAAgaaatctgattctgattttgaacTTAGCCAGCATACGCAACAAGAGCAGTCTTCAGATTCCGGAGAAAATCTGCAACAATATCAACAGGGCGAAGATCAAATTCTGCAACAGACGCAGCAAGAATTAGACTCTGACTCTGAACTTAGCCAGAACACACACCAAGAGCAGTCTTTAGATTCTGGAGATGATCTGCAACAATATCAACTCGGCGAAACCCAAAACAACGATCAAATTCAACAGCAGAACCAACAACATGTTGACTCAGATTTTGAACACATCAGTTTGTATCCCCAGAAACAAGATCAATCTTATTCTAGCGATGACcagcagcagtaccagcagagcaataTCTTCGGCTCAGGCGATTTAGAACAGCAAGCACACCAAGACGATACTGAAGGCAATAGTCACGATCGATATCAGCAGCATCAAGAACCTGGATCAGAACAGATTGTACAGCAATATGAGAAGGAACAGTTTCCCATCAGTAATCAGGACTTGCAGCAATATCAGCAAAGCCACTTTGGGAACGATGCGGACGTTTATCAGCAGTCCCATGAGCCAGACGAATTCCTTGATGGCTATCAGTACGATCAAAATAATCGCTTGCATAAAATAGACCAACAGCAGCATGAGGCTATATTCTAA